The Coprobacillus cateniformis DNA window AGAAGAAATGAAAACATTATTAATACCATTAGATGAAAGACCTTGTAATAGAGTCTTTCCTGAAATGATTGGAAAGACAAATCAAGATATTGATTTATTGGTTCCAGACATGGATTTATTTGGACATAAAAAAGAACCAACAGATACAAAACAAATAAGTGATTTTTTACTAGAAAATAGTGAAGATTGTGATAATGTTGTTCTTTCTATAGATATGATTTTATATGGTGGTCTCATTCCTTCACGTATTCATCATCTTACACGTGAAGAAGCATTGAGCCGATTAAGTATTATTAAGAAATTAAAACAAATCAACCCAAAGATGAAGATTTATGCTTTCTTATGTATTATGAGAGCACCAAGTTATAATTCAAGTGAAGAAGAACCAGATTATTATGAAGAGTATGGATATGCATTATTCAAAAGAGCATATTTACTCGATTATAAAAAAAGACATAGTCTCACAGATGAAGAGGAAGCTGAACTTGAAGCTATTTGTATACCAGAGGATATTGTGAATGATTATGAGACCAGAAGAGATTTTAATACATCTATGAACTTAGAGGTTATTAAATATTTAGAAGAAGACTATATTGACTTTCTTGTTATTCCACAAGATGATTCATCACCTTATGGATACACTGCAATATCTCAAAAGACAATTGTTCAAAAGGTTAAAGAAAAAAATCTAGATACAAAAGTGATGATCTATCCAGGTGCAGATGAAGTTGCTATGTCCTTACTAGCAAGAGCTTATCATGAATATTATCATATTGAACCAAAGGTTTATCCATTCTATGCATCCATTCTAGGACCTACTCTTGTTCCTAAATATGAAGATAGACCTATGTATGAAAGTCTCAAGTCACATATTCGTGTCTGTAAAGCAGTTATTGTTGATAATGCTAATGATGCAGATTATTTACTCGCAATCAATTGTCCTGGGAAGATTATGCAAGAATCATTTGTAGATAATAATGAGCTTGATATTTCTTATACAAGTTACAGGAATTTATTAGATTTTGCATATCGTATACAAAGTTATGTGAAACTAGGTTATCAAGTTGCTTTGTGTGATAGTGCCTTCAGCAATGGAGGAGAACTACAGCTTATACGCTATTTAGATCAACTTGGGTGCTTAGATAAACTTATCAGTTATGCAGGATGGAATACAAATTGTAACTCATTAGGGACAACTCTCACTCAGATGTTTATTGGACAAAAGGATTTGATTTTTAATTTATGTTATAGAATAATAGAGGATGTTTTTTATCAAGCGATTGTTCGTAAAGATATGGTAGAGAATGACTTAGTAGAATTGGGTCTTTCTTATTATGATTTCAAGGATCAACAAGAGGTTGTAGAAAAAAGAATTATGGAAAAATTACAGACATATTATAACTCCCTTAAAATAAGTCATGTACATCCATGCCATATTCTAGAAATTGATATGCCTTGGAAAAGAATGTTTGAAATTGGAATGAAAATAGAGGTTCAACCATGAGAGAAACAATGAAATATAACCCTTGTTATTATCAATTAAGAGAAGGACAACTCCAAAGAATTCTTTCTATTATACAACAAACAAAAATAGCTTTAGAAGGAGGAGTCATTTTCTTTGGTGATTCTATTACAGAAATGTATAATATTGAACATTATTATCAAGATATTTCTATTAAATATAATTGTGGTGTTGGTGGTGCAACATCAAATGAACTTTTATGGATATGTGATGAAGCTGTTATTAAATATCAGCCAAAGGTTGTTGTTATGATGATAGGAATTAATGATCTAGGAAATACCGTTATGCTTTCTCCTAAAGAAATTGCGGTCAATATTAAAAATATTATTGACTTAATAAGAGGGAATTGTCCACAAACACAAATCTTATTACTCTCTACATTGCCTTGTGTAGAATCTTTAAGAAGTTATCATCAAGTTCCTGGTATCCGCTGTAATGATCTTGTTGAGATGATTTATCAACAATGTCAGGACATAATTATTGATCCAAAGACAAGATTTGTTTCTATATTTGAGGAGTTTATTGATGAAAATAAAGAAGCATTGATAGAGTATTATCAAGATGGACTTCATCTAAATGAATTGGGTTATGAGAAATTAACAAGATTAATTAAGCCTATCATTCAAGAATATATTTAAGGAAACGAAAGTTTCCTTTTTGTGCTATAATGAAAAAGAAAGTGAGGATGTGTAATGTTATCTTATAATAAAAGTGTTATTCCTGTTATTGAGTCAGCTTATGATGATCTCACAAATGTAGAAAAAAGTATTGCAGATTATTTTATTAATTATGTCAATGGAGAGGACTTATCCTCAAAAGCAGTTTCTCGAAGATTATTTGTTTCAGAAGCATCTTTATCAAGATTTTCAAAGAAACTTGGTTTTAGAGGATATCGTGAATTTCTTTTTGCATTTCAAGGTTCTACGAAGAGTGAAAAGAATTTAGATATATTAACAAGGCAAGTATTGAATTCATACCAAAAGGTCTTAGAGAAAACATATTCATTAATTGATAATGAACAGATGATTAGATTAGCACAAATGTTAGATTTATATGAACGTGTGTATGTTTATGGGATAGGTTCTTCATCAGTTGTTGCAAGAGAGTTTAAATTAAGATTTATGCGTCTTGGTTTGGATGTCGATTATTTAGCTGAGGCACATTCTATTCGTATGAATATAACGAGAGTTAATAAGTTGTCACTTGTGATTGGAATTAGTGTAAGTGGTAGAACAGAGGAAGTTGTTGAAGGACTGAAAACTGCTAAAGAAAAAGGTGCAAAAACAATCATGTTATCAGCTGCAAAGGTTTATGAATATCGTAGTTTTTATGATGAACTTGTTTTAATGGGTGGATTAAAGAATTTAGCTATTTCAGATAAAATTTCTCCCCAAATACCTGCATTGATCATGATAGATATTTTATATACACATTACTTACATTATAATAAGGCAAATAAGGATGAAAAGTTAAAAATGACATTAGAACATATTGATTATGAATTAGAAGAATAAATATATAACTATACAATTAAAGAAATGCTAGAGAAATAGAAATTGAAACGTAGTTATTTGATATCTTAAGTAAATCTTAAGAAATTTTTAAGCGAGTATTACAAAAAGGTTTTGTACAAAAAGAGTATACTCATAGTGTAGGAGGTATGAGTATATGAAAAGAAAAATAATCATGAGTGTTGCTTTGAGCTTGAGTTTATTAACGATGCTATTACCTTGGTTTGGAGGTATGAAAGGTGTAGAAGAAGTTTATGGTGTTATATTATTAGACAATCCAGTAGCGCTGACATGTATTATTCTTGCTTTTGTTGGCATTTGGACAAATTTTGGTTATAATAGTGAAATCATAGGAAGTATTGGAATGATTGGCATTATTGTTATGGAAATCTATGAGTTTATGACATGGCATATCTTAACAATTAGCGGACAATTTGATTTGAACCTAAGTATTGCTCTTTGCTATCCAGAATTCTATCTTGCACTTGTATGTATAGTTGTCACTTATATTATTTATAAATACACAAATAAGAAGATGAATTTAACACAATAATTCCATACTGTTGAAATATAATGTTTAAGTCAAAAGGGGAGAAACAAGGTGGAAAGAATAAGAAATTATAAGTATTATTCATTATTTCAAAATATCTTAAAGTTTGAAATATTTTATAAGATGATGACTCTTTTTATCTTAAGCCCTATTTTAAGAAGAATTCTTCAAGAATATTTAGATAGTGTCACATATGGAATTGCTTTTAACCAAGATATTATTTATCAGTTTTTATCTTTTAAAGGTATTGTGATATGTTTGTTTTTATTTATATTGATGATCTTAATTATTTTTTATGAGATTTATGTTGTTATGAATATTATTGCATTAGATAAAGAACATAAGAAATTATCATTAAGAAAAATTATGTTAAAGAGTTTTTGTTCTTTAAAATCTCTTCATTATCCATCACTACCATTATGTGGTATTTATATTGTTTTCTTATTACCACTTGTACATATAGGATATTTAAACAGTTATATTCAAAGATGGGATATTCCTAATTTTATTTTTGGTGAATTGAAGTTAACACTAGGTGGCAATGTTTTGATTTGTCTGGTTTCTATTATTTATTATTTGATTTTTATAATAATGATTTTTGTTCCAGTATACATGGTTTTTAAAGGAAAGAGTATCATTTCAGCAACACAAGAAAGTTTCTCTTTATTTAAAAAAATAACTCTTAAAGAAAAGGGAAGTTTACTTGTTTATTTGCTTTTATGGATATTTATAGAATATATGATTATGAATTTAATTCCCTATCCAATCTTACATAATCGTGATTTTAATTGGTATTTCCTTAAATATACAATCAATTCAACAGCATTTCGCTATAGTGCTATACAATATGTTCTTCTCTATTTTGTCTCCATTATAGCTATGACTTTCTTCATGCGTTATATCATCAATTTGGTTTCACGATATGAAGACACTCTCATGACGGTGGACCAGATTCCAGTTGAGATAGATTATTTAAATGGATGGATTATGAAAGGACAGAATTTTGTTAGAGAAATCATATATTATATGAAAAAACGATTAGCTCATTTTCGTTTTTACCAGAAACATAAGTTGTTTTCTAGATGTATTGTTGGTATTTTTATCATATGTTTCATGATTATTTATTTGCATCAGGATGCTCTTGTTCATAGACCTTGGGTTATTGGACATCGTGGTTCTGGATATTTTGTTGAAAATACATATGAGGCAATTCAAGATGCGAACAATAGTCAAGTAGATTATGCCGAAATTGATATTCAGTTATCCAAAGATGGAATTCCTATTGTATTTCATGATGCAACTTTATCTCGTTTATCTGATGTCAACAAGAAGGTTTCTGATTTAACAGCAACTGAGCTTGAAGAAATAACACTTTCACAAAATAATCATAAATCAAATATCTTGACTTTAGAGAACTTAATTAAAAAAATGAAAAGAGATAAAATGGCAGTTGGTTTATTAATTGAATTAAAACCAACTCAAGATAATGGAGAAGACATGGCCCATAAAGTTATTGATATTATAGAACAGTATCAGTTCTCAAGACAATCCATATTTATGTCGTTAGACTATGATAGTGTACAGGTTATCAAAAAAGAAAAGCCACAGTGGTGGGTAGGTTATTGTATCTATGGAAGTGTTGGCGATATTGATGATTCTATTTGGGAGATGGATATCGATTTTCTGGCAATGGAAGAGAATCGAGCAAGTACAGCTTTTATTCAAAAGGCAGTTAGGCATATGATACCTATTTATATTTGGACAGTTGATAATACTAAGAAAATGAAACAGTATTTAGATATGGGAGTTTGTGGATTAATAACGAATTATCCTCATCTTGGAAAGTTAACTGTAGAAGAATATGAAAAGACTCATTTTCAATATTATTATTATGATGGGAAGGGGTATCCGAAAACCACATTAATAACAGGAGGTTAAATGGATGTATGATTTTATAAATGAAATGCCATATATTATTTTGATGAGTATACCAATATCTTTTTTTACTTATATATTGTTTCCAAAAAGGTGGAAAAAAAGGATAAATCTTTTCTTTTATATTGTTTTTATATGTTATCTTTTGTGTGTATTCTTGATTACAATTCCACCATTTTTCTCATTTCAAAGTATTGAAGTTCAAGAATTACTTCATTTTGTGAATATCATTCCATTAAGTAATAATCAAGGAGGATTCTTGAGTTCTCAAGATTTTTCTCAATGTATCATGAATGCTATTATGTTTGTTCCATTAGGTGTGCTACTTCCATTGACATTGAAACGAAGAATACGTATACGTTATTTTATTTTCATCTGCTTTGGATTTTCACTGACAATAGAAGTTATTCAGTTGATTGGTACATATTCAGGATTATTATTGAGATCATTTGATGTGAATGATATTTTGTTTAATACAATTGGAGGAACTTTTACATATGGTTTTGCTTCATTTATTTTTGATTGTTTACAAAAATATCATTATATAGAAAAAGAACAAGCTCAAAGCTTGTTCTAGAATTCTAATTGAATGTGATATATTTTTCCCCATAAATAAATTTGATAGAAATAAGCCATTAATTGTGGACCCATCATTAATTGACCAAACCATGGTGCAGTAAAACTATCACCATTGGTATCAATGAAGTTGATAAGTTTATCTTTATCAAAGAATGCATAGAGTATATTATAAGGATCATCTAATGATTCTTTTAATTTTGCTTGAATGAATTCACTATAAACAGGAGAATGCGTTTTTGGATATGGGTTTTTCTTTCGATGAGCTATATCTTCAGGAAGAAAATCTTCAAAGGCTTTTCTGAGTATTCCCTTTTCTTCTCCATCAATAAACATGTATTCATATGGCATGTTATAAAGATATTGTAGGATTTTTATAGATGCAAAGGGAACACGAACTTCTATAGAAGAACGCATTGTTTGGCTATCTGCACGTGTTAAAAGAGTTTGCATAAACCACTGTGTATTTAAATAAATCATTTGTTTCTTCTTGTCTGTTGTATGAATTTCTTGTAGAGTATCTTGATATTTTTCTATAATATAATCTTTAATATTTAGTGCTTTTACCTTTTCATTGAAAAGATCTATTTTCATATCCAAGTCTCTCATCCAAGGGAAGTATGGTTGATTATACAATTCTTCTTTATAGAACCAAGGATATCCTCCAAAGATTTCATCAGCACATTCACCTGAGAGAGAGACTTTATGGTTTTTAGCAATTTCTTTTGAGAATAATAAGAAACTAGAGTCAACATCTGCCATACCTGGCATATCTCTGGCTATTAATGCCTCTTCTAATGAATTAAGTAAATCTAATTGTTTTAAAGTGATTTTATGGTGATCACTTTGATAACGTTCTACCATCTCACGTATATAATCATCATCCATAGATGTTTGATAATCATAGGCTTTAAAATACTTTTCCTGATCTTCATAAGTAATGCTATAAGTTGTAAGTGGTTGTACATATTGTTTAGTTATAGCAGTGATAATACTTGAATCTAAACCACCAGACAACATTGTAGAGAGTGGAACATCACTAAGCAATTGTTTTTGGACACTATCAATAACTAACTCTTTAACTTTCTGAGTCGTTTCTTCTAGGTTATCAGTATGTTCTTCATCATGTAATTTCCAGTAACAGATCGGTTCGCAATGTCCATCAAAATACATATAGTAACCAGGTCTCAAAGAATAAATACCTTTATAAATTGTATGACCAGGAGTCATGCTTGGCCCCAATCCTAAGAGTTCTTTAACACCTTCCTGATCAACAACAGCTTTTCCAATGTAACTTAAAATACATTTTATTTCACTTGCAATAACAATTGTTTCATCTTCTAAATAATAATAGAGTGGTTTCACACCCAAAGGGTCTCTTGCAACAAAGAGTTTATCACCATCATCAATCACAAAAGCAAATATTCCTTCGAATAAGTCTAAACAATTTTCTTGATATTCAATATAACTAGCTAAGACAACTTCTGTATCACTCATTGTTTGAAATGTATATCCTAGACTCACCAGATGATTCTTAATTTCCATCATGTTATAGATTTCACCATTATAAGTGATTCTATAGATTTTATCATTAAATGTATAAAGCATAGGTTGGTTACCATTCTCTATATCAATAATTGATAATCTTCGATGTGCCATTAAACAATGAGGTGTTAAAAAATACCCTTCATGATCAGGACCTCGCTTTGCAAGTAAGCTCACCATTGTCATGAACTTTTCATCATAATCTAATAAATTTTTTGTGTAATTACATATTGTAACAATACCACACATATATTTCACCCCATATATTGTATGATTTCAGAACTGAAATATGCTTTTATTTTCAAGATAAAAAGGAACGATATTTCCAAATTGTTAAGTTATAATGGGAATAAAATGGTGATAAAGGAATAAAACTTCCAAAATTATATAAAAAATAAAAAGTATATTTCCTTTTAGGTGGAGGTGTGCTATTTTATAAATGTATCGTAACCTAGGACGTACAAAAAATAATTTGAGGAGAA harbors:
- a CDS encoding MurR/RpiR family transcriptional regulator, which encodes MLSYNKSVIPVIESAYDDLTNVEKSIADYFINYVNGEDLSSKAVSRRLFVSEASLSRFSKKLGFRGYREFLFAFQGSTKSEKNLDILTRQVLNSYQKVLEKTYSLIDNEQMIRLAQMLDLYERVYVYGIGSSSVVAREFKLRFMRLGLDVDYLAEAHSIRMNITRVNKLSLVIGISVSGRTEEVVEGLKTAKEKGAKTIMLSAAKVYEYRSFYDELVLMGGLKNLAISDKISPQIPALIMIDILYTHYLHYNKANKDEKLKMTLEHIDYELEE
- a CDS encoding VanZ family protein codes for the protein MYDFINEMPYIILMSIPISFFTYILFPKRWKKRINLFFYIVFICYLLCVFLITIPPFFSFQSIEVQELLHFVNIIPLSNNQGGFLSSQDFSQCIMNAIMFVPLGVLLPLTLKRRIRIRYFIFICFGFSLTIEVIQLIGTYSGLLLRSFDVNDILFNTIGGTFTYGFASFIFDCLQKYHYIEKEQAQSLF
- the asnB gene encoding asparagine synthase (glutamine-hydrolyzing), encoding MCGIVTICNYTKNLLDYDEKFMTMVSLLAKRGPDHEGYFLTPHCLMAHRRLSIIDIENGNQPMLYTFNDKIYRITYNGEIYNMMEIKNHLVSLGYTFQTMSDTEVVLASYIEYQENCLDLFEGIFAFVIDDGDKLFVARDPLGVKPLYYYLEDETIVIASEIKCILSYIGKAVVDQEGVKELLGLGPSMTPGHTIYKGIYSLRPGYYMYFDGHCEPICYWKLHDEEHTDNLEETTQKVKELVIDSVQKQLLSDVPLSTMLSGGLDSSIITAITKQYVQPLTTYSITYEDQEKYFKAYDYQTSMDDDYIREMVERYQSDHHKITLKQLDLLNSLEEALIARDMPGMADVDSSFLLFSKEIAKNHKVSLSGECADEIFGGYPWFYKEELYNQPYFPWMRDLDMKIDLFNEKVKALNIKDYIIEKYQDTLQEIHTTDKKKQMIYLNTQWFMQTLLTRADSQTMRSSIEVRVPFASIKILQYLYNMPYEYMFIDGEEKGILRKAFEDFLPEDIAHRKKNPYPKTHSPVYSEFIQAKLKESLDDPYNILYAFFDKDKLINFIDTNGDSFTAPWFGQLMMGPQLMAYFYQIYLWGKIYHIQLEF
- a CDS encoding SGNH/GDSL hydrolase family protein produces the protein MRETMKYNPCYYQLREGQLQRILSIIQQTKIALEGGVIFFGDSITEMYNIEHYYQDISIKYNCGVGGATSNELLWICDEAVIKYQPKVVVMMIGINDLGNTVMLSPKEIAVNIKNIIDLIRGNCPQTQILLLSTLPCVESLRSYHQVPGIRCNDLVEMIYQQCQDIIIDPKTRFVSIFEEFIDENKEALIEYYQDGLHLNELGYEKLTRLIKPIIQEYI
- a CDS encoding glycerophosphodiester phosphodiesterase family protein; the protein is MERIRNYKYYSLFQNILKFEIFYKMMTLFILSPILRRILQEYLDSVTYGIAFNQDIIYQFLSFKGIVICLFLFILMILIIFYEIYVVMNIIALDKEHKKLSLRKIMLKSFCSLKSLHYPSLPLCGIYIVFLLPLVHIGYLNSYIQRWDIPNFIFGELKLTLGGNVLICLVSIIYYLIFIIMIFVPVYMVFKGKSIISATQESFSLFKKITLKEKGSLLVYLLLWIFIEYMIMNLIPYPILHNRDFNWYFLKYTINSTAFRYSAIQYVLLYFVSIIAMTFFMRYIINLVSRYEDTLMTVDQIPVEIDYLNGWIMKGQNFVREIIYYMKKRLAHFRFYQKHKLFSRCIVGIFIICFMIIYLHQDALVHRPWVIGHRGSGYFVENTYEAIQDANNSQVDYAEIDIQLSKDGIPIVFHDATLSRLSDVNKKVSDLTATELEEITLSQNNHKSNILTLENLIKKMKRDKMAVGLLIELKPTQDNGEDMAHKVIDIIEQYQFSRQSIFMSLDYDSVQVIKKEKPQWWVGYCIYGSVGDIDDSIWEMDIDFLAMEENRASTAFIQKAVRHMIPIYIWTVDNTKKMKQYLDMGVCGLITNYPHLGKLTVEEYEKTHFQYYYYDGKGYPKTTLITGG
- a CDS encoding DUF4127 family protein; translated protein: MKTLLIPLDERPCNRVFPEMIGKTNQDIDLLVPDMDLFGHKKEPTDTKQISDFLLENSEDCDNVVLSIDMILYGGLIPSRIHHLTREEALSRLSIIKKLKQINPKMKIYAFLCIMRAPSYNSSEEEPDYYEEYGYALFKRAYLLDYKKRHSLTDEEEAELEAICIPEDIVNDYETRRDFNTSMNLEVIKYLEEDYIDFLVIPQDDSSPYGYTAISQKTIVQKVKEKNLDTKVMIYPGADEVAMSLLARAYHEYYHIEPKVYPFYASILGPTLVPKYEDRPMYESLKSHIRVCKAVIVDNANDADYLLAINCPGKIMQESFVDNNELDISYTSYRNLLDFAYRIQSYVKLGYQVALCDSAFSNGGELQLIRYLDQLGCLDKLISYAGWNTNCNSLGTTLTQMFIGQKDLIFNLCYRIIEDVFYQAIVRKDMVENDLVELGLSYYDFKDQQEVVEKRIMEKLQTYYNSLKISHVHPCHILEIDMPWKRMFEIGMKIEVQP